The sequence ATTAATTGTTTTATTCGATAGATATATTATCCGACAACTAAAacggaaaatttcaaatactttCGAAAATATacgaattatttttaatttttattttgtacaCAGACGTGCATGAATCATAGAATGAAAATATAGAAATGgcttttttcaataaaacataCAAAACATCTGATGCTCTTGTTTAGATGTTTATATTTTGCTTTATACAAGCTGCAATTGAACCTAGTTTCTTGATTATCGAGAAATGATGATGAATATTCGATTATGTCCTAAATGCAaataacagtttctctttgtttactttctctcacAATTAATTCGGAATATTCCTGTATTTTTGCATAATCAAATTAGAGcataccctgtcagcttggagtgaaATCAATCTTTAGTTCAGCGGGACAATCGCACAgtatcacattcaacatgtcatgtcaattgtatgggtgcgcaaagctgctattttggcgcgcacgaatttgacaattatctcccctacttctatgtacgagattcgatgcggactcaccttaAATGTTactaatgatttgttcgggaaatgtgagagctggatatcttgttaatattatgtcattgaataaagtttagtttcgcaaattaaaagatgatagttcTAGTTATTATTCTCGGCAAATATTTACCCGGGAAgacgtgatttgcaaaccaatggaaaattgtataattaaaaccaaacatcttaATGGTAGAATttaacgttatttttttttaagtaagagttaaaatatcaaaaatcataataaAGTCTGCATGGGAAAATAGCAacgaaatataaaattctgtcattgtaatatcaaaacaaGAACAAAACATTTATAAATGGTGAATTTCAGTTATTTgatattctagcattcagaaaagaATAATATCATAAGCATTTATCTTATCTGATtccgatgcagtttattcaacagTATCTTATTTTAGGATACTACTGGATCAATTGAacctaatgaaattgaaaaaaactcaaaaataaaaaataataataacaaaataaaaaataataactaaCTTTGATACTAAACGGATATTCTACGATTTCTTGTTTCCTTCGATGAAACGTCAAGAAAATATCGAGTATCGCTATGACAGtacagaaacatcaagacaaggtatgatggtaaaatttgttattattttgttggggctgtccataaaagacgtcacgccgcaagggggggggggctgtttcataaaacgtgaccttttgtgacagggggaagggggggaggtttttggaatgtgacgtccaatattttcaatagcgcatttttgaaatacctaattatattactgctttgccctatttcctgaaaaaatctccacaataaacgtttacattttataggaaaacgtgtatttgttgatgtaaaagcttcttcttgtaaattcggaaacgaatgatgcaggaaatcatttctgttgtgatcagcaaaagtgcacggaggagcgagtaaattagcgaaattaataaattttgcctgagtaaaaaagaaaaagatgccttcaaacggtttaacttaagttatgcactgacaaacaAATTTGAtgatctttgcttctgtgactatttgtgacaaaggggagatggggagtcaaaaatcgtcaaaaaagcgttacgtcttttatggacagcctgtTCTTTGTTCGTTATTTACATCTACCCAGGTATAGAGAAGGATtgctccgtaataatcgaaagaaaacgtaaacaaaaagaatctgTCCTTTGCACTTCGATTCTGATCTAGTCAATTATTTTCGGACATCATGTTAACGATAACTTATGTACCTCTACAATATAGATATTATAAACAAACCATTTTGTTAAATTGCTATGATGTATATTTAAACATTGATTTATGTTGCCAATACAACCTGCTTCCATCAATGAACACCTGCTCATTTGACAATTGATTTCGATCACAATATGTGCTACCAAAAACAGTAAATCCCTGTGTTTTGTGTTCTTATTAAAAACATGCTATAAATTCCCTCTAATCAATATccaattttttgaagtttcctTCCATTCCAAAAATAGTTCCGGAATCTTTCGGTTTACCAGGCCGTTTGTCTTCCACTGCCTTCTTTTTCTCTTCTTCCAACAAAAAATCTCGATTTTCAGTCATATGCAgattaaatttttctgaaagtattaactgatatgtataacaagTTTTTTTCTATATGATCATGAGTAAGCTACCTCGCAGCTCCATCAGCTGACCTGCTTTACCACCCAATTCGTTGATAAGACATTCCTGATGTACAAAAGGATACAAAGTTTCTGCCGTGCTGTGTAAATGCAGTATGGCTAGCAGTTcttttttcataaaaggttttattaacaaaagAATCTTATCAATGAAAGGAACAACATTTGTCATGTGGATCCCTTTTAAGCGCACCGGCATGGCCTCTTGCAAAAAGTGTAGGAATTTTTTAACAGTTCCAATCGACAACTTTGTAACATGACCCATTGTTACACCCTCCATGTCCAGTACAAAAGTATATCCATGTACTGCACCACTTTCTCTTTGAACTACATCTGCGATCATCGTTAGGCTGAAAATTTAAACGTCAATAATCAATCAAATAACCTTTGATGCATTATGCTTACTATTTCAAAGCAGACTCAAACGAAAATTGTGTTGTGTCACTATTGATTACTTTACCGTATATCACATCATACTTGTCCTGAGTTGGAATTGTTAAAGGAACTATAActctaaaataattttttttattatcaattCCTTGCGGAAtacgtttatttttgtttaatcttacatcaaattcatcagagtcTTTAACTCATTAGAGAGCATGTCCCGATCAGAGAAAAATTCTGGAACGTGAGTGCGACACGTGTAAAATGCATCGATCGTATTTTTTGTTGGCTCAATACGGTGGTAATTTGAATGCAGAAAGAGTATTATTTCCAAATCTACGGAAAGAGAAGCACATTAGTAATCTATAAAAATTGGGTTCAAACAATGATACTTACAAGTTTACTAAGAAACAACATAATAAGCAGATCACCATGTTGGAAATATCGAAACGTATCACTATTTGTTCTAGATTAGACCGGACAAATTCTGCACAAGAAATCCTATCAAGTCAAGGATTtattcatattttccagcatGTTTTGCTATTTGAATATTGTACATTTAAATCTAACAGAGATCACATTCAGCTTACACCGTAAAACCCATTGACAGAAACTACTACCGGACAGAAACAGAAATCAAATAATGCATGCGACTGAATTAAAAAATCGGACAAGTGGAACTTAGTTTGAAAAACCCAgttaaatattttcggatgcaaacaCTGGATAAATATTTTGCCCACACAAACCGGACTTGAATTTCTCAATATGCATTGTcactttaaaacatttttgttgaaagaaccagataaaaacatttgttcccggtttttaaattcaaagtgattttatccgattctttcaatgaaaacatttttttgcattttaaaattccggtttttgcattcaattttttattcaaaaatactgaaccgggttttccaaactaagttccaCTTATTCAACTTTTGCATTCAGACGTTCATATGTCGACTTGTAAACGATGAGAACGAAAATGGCTAAAAATAACctatttcatgatatttttATGAGAATGTTTTAATAATTCTAGCTACTGGCAAAAATGAAGTGTATTATGAATGAGAAGAATATACATTAATTAGGGATAAAAATAAGTTTGATTCCAATAGCCAAGAATTTATGAACCGGGCAGGCTAATTTTCTCTTGCAGTTTaacgttgaaattgattttataaTTAACAAAATTTGGTACTTTGCTTTGAAGAATCTCTGGAAAATGGAGCAATACCATCTgttcaaaatatactgaaacgGGCAAACATTCTAACAGCTCAAGAAGCTTATTAGTATAATCAGATACTCAATCAAAATTGATCTTTCACTTCGCTTACAGTTTATCTCAATTATTCTACATTTTGTTCTATCtgtgataaattttgttttcaatcgGATCGATGTTGCCAGAGTGGAAGGGTGAGCGCGTATGTGAAAATCTGTCAGTATCAACAAATTTGTGAACATACATACAGTAGGTACATTCAAATGACTATACGTAACACACGAGGGCAACGATACCTGCTACTGTAATTTATTATTCTTAATATACCTTCACTGCACTACTCATAATAGTCCTGATAAATTGTTTTCAGTTTAAACAGGTCTTTCAAAACGTTATTACAATTCTGATCACATCATATCGGAAATCAATTATCCGGTGGAATTACCTTTTTACAACTAATAACTAGGCACTTCCAGTCATTTATTTGTTTCAAGCAAAACGAATATATGTACCTACGAACACAACAACCTTGCCTTAGAACAACAAGTTAGCGAGATAATTAAAAACCAGTAAAATATCACGCAATAAGCTATTAGCGAACTTATGCTAGACGTAATGCATATTTCCTGCTTATCATCGTGAATAATTCCAGCGTAAAGGTGAATAAATCTTGAAGTTTATTGTAGGGAAGTAACAAAGACAGTCGTTTTGTTACTTCATAGGGTATTAAACCTATTTAACGAATGTTTTTAGGCCTTCAAACTACCGATCTGCAATCACATTACTGCAGATGAATTTTTAGAAGACCAATCCTAATTTTAACGCTATATGAAAGAGAAAAATGTCTTTTTATTACTCTTGACGTACGAGCACAGAATTGTGCAGGAGTCAGTCCCTTTCAAAATGATATTCGAACTTTGAAGAAAAAGCGTGACTTCATCAAACTTTAACATGTACAGCTTTTTTGGTCATTGCAGGAAATAAATCTCAAAACAGCTATGTACATTCAATTGGCAAAATAGTTGATGttttccaaatgaaatttcttttttgtTGAATCGTACATTGAAGTTTGAAATAGACATTTgataaatggaaaaatattattcacgaataaaaTTCTTTTTCCCAGTAATTGATAAAAATCAAGTAATTAGTTGAAACAATCAGGAAACATAGAAATTCGCAATGTGCAACTTGTCGTGAGTCTACAACGGATACTGCAAGCTCAATAATACACCAACCCAGTTGAAACAACTTGAACAACGTCTATTTATCAACAATACTTCTAGAAAGAACACATGCAGATAGTTTAAGTGTGAGATATTTACCACTAATTTTTGGGAGATGGGGTTGCTTTTCCATCCATTCACGAATCTTTTGTACATCCTCTCGTTTTAAATCCGGAAATTTTCTGTGCTCATTATCCACATCTGCAATCTGTAATTTtcccatatttttttttgcactaattgtTGTCTGTCAGACTGATTGAAACGCGCACAATGCAGTATAGATACAATCAGAAACGAATTGCAAAGAtaaagctgttagtagaatgcaAAACCTGCTTCGACTGGAGCCTATTCAACACTGTGTGTTGTGAGGCACAGTCAGCCGGTTACGGGTAATTCTAGTAGACTCCCTTCCATTACCACGCGCGTTCAGATACGTGATACTTGCTCAATCATAACCGTCATTGTGTTCGTCATCATCTGTTTAATAGCATTGACCCAGGCATGGCTCATGAACGAGCATGTAAATTACTAAGGCTTTAAATGAACTTTTTGCCTGTCTTATAACGAAAATACTGATAAGACTTATCTTAGAAGACAACATAAGATATTATTTGCACCAACACCAAACACGAAATATTTTACTCAACTAGTACATTCTTACGAACAGGAATAGTGAATGCAATGGTGCTGCGAGCTTAATTAGATGTAATTTAATATCAGGTATTTTAGTTCCGGCTTAACTAGCCAACAAGTGAGCTCACGTCATGTAACATCCACTGAGAGACGTGAATTTGTGAATtctgatttgatgtgtttgtacatcaatACATTGCATCCGATTCTTAGGATACTGCCTCGCTTGTATTCCATTTCACTAGAACTACTATGGACGACCGATGTTCGAAGTAATTTCAATTCTACTCTAAACACATGGTCTCGTATGCTGCACAGCATGTACGGTTCATCAGCCAGTTGAGTTaagctcgagacatgaaatttAACCGTGTATCATGTACTCAACTCTAAGGTTCGGTTTTTGATTTCGTGCATTGGCGCACGCGTGCTCGTTTTGAATACCAGAAAAAACACAACCGAAGCTAGGCTCTGTAAGATAAACGTGTAAGCATAACTCAGTTTGGTGATTCCAAACTCTATactcacttttgaaaattcggGAAGAGAGAGAATCATCAATACAATCACAATTTGGTGTAAAGGATGATCTGTATAGGTGAATAACCCAAGTAACCACATGTATTATATCATTGCACTTTTACAACTCAGTATAACATCGTTAATGTAGAAGCACATTAATTCAACATGCTTTAAAGCAGcgtgcattaaatttgcattcaaaatataaTGAAGCTTTTTGTAAAATTATATATTGACTTTTAATGCTATATTTTATTGCAATCAAACATTATCGATAATAGTGCATAGAAATTGAATTGCTACATTAAATCAATGCATTAGGACTGaaaaaagtagaaaaattttcaactgaaaGCTAGTCTAAACTTTACTTTGTTTACAAATATAATAGTTGTCGGTAACGCAGAAGTAAAATGTATTACCGACATTCACTTACATAGCGCAAATAGCAGAATATGTACAGATTTATTTACAGAGAAGAGTGTATAGGCTACCTGACTTCCAATGCATGTTACCGTGACCCAAGGATCAATTCCAGAAAATGAGCATATACTAAAAAAATAGATACAAAGTTAAATATTCGATCCCAAAAAATCCTTCACATGTGTAATGGAAAGAAAAATATGTgccgttaatttttttttatattcgcataacatattttatttcacgAATTCCAAATTATTTTCCAAGTTTTTCAATGAATTGCTGATGTTTCATAACATCTTAAGTTACAAATCCCTAGCGTGCATTCGCAGTGTATATAAAAGGTTTGTTTGTTATTGGGGATGCAATGATTAAATCGATAAAGAAGAATTATATACTGTATTTCAGCATTATGAATGCAATTAACATGTTATACACATATAATCTTTCATTAGTCGTATAAGTGCCCATTTCCACTATGCATTTACATTATACAAGTTCTTAATGTTTTATGGCATTTTTAGAGAGTTGCACTAAATTTACATGAGGTGGAATTAATGTAGGTATATAATGCGTTGGGGTTACTTGGGAAGTTTGTAGATACAAACGATGAGTTTCATCTTATTAGTGAGCTTTCGCTACTCCTAACTACTACAGCGCAATTTCACATATCACTAGAGTTTTCGCAAAATACGCAGATAGGACACAGGAAGAACtaatttagaatttttaatGTATACATATATGACGTGTTGagttaatttttgtttataaatttattGAATACTTGCATATAGTCTAATGTTGAAGCCTCCCCGGGTGTTTATTGATGGCCGGCTTTATCTTTCTAACCCCTTTCCCGAAAGTAGTAAGGCTGTGAGCCTTCTCGCGgtttattttaacttttggttgaaatctgacacttgagtggttattttgtgtcgagtagttaaaattaactaaaactgcggtccttttcaaaatttgacggacgataagttatttgggtttaatttcaactaaataattgataatagatttttttcagtgtcgaaaaataaccatcgatttgtcaaaaataaccatgctatcgatcagggttatttttgacaacatgaaattaaccgctcgagtgtcagattttaaccaaaagttaaaattaactgcgaaatggttcacagcctaaaatGAGAGAATGCGTTTGAACAATGGTGCGATATCGTAGGTACCTGTCGAACAggtccgtacccaggatttcatttgggaaggggcccaaagatttaaacataatgttactgaagattacttatgtacctaattctcggtgtgcgttttacggctgtttttaatatggactttaaacttttccactggaactgatattgtattacatttcattacgtttactatcttgttatttctgtaacacatgtctgagacattttaaataatcatatgtttttgatttctggAGGGACCAGGGACCCtcgcaccccccccccccccctccctttGGGTGACAGATAGCAGAGAAACCCCCACAGTTGTTCCTCGACATGACAGGAGGTTGGGACAGGCTCAACGAACCGCCCGGAAAACACCCTCCTATCCAGTAAGGAATAAATGACTACTATTGGAGTTCGGTACATGGAACTAAAAAACGCTTGGTTTCCCATAATGCAATCAAATACTGACCAATGAGTTGCAATTCGATGTCGTAGAACCGaatgtaatataccattcgattcaactcgactgagcaaatgtctgtttgtATTTATGTAACAAAGATATGCTCTCACTTTCGAgacagctgaaccgattttcacatacttgtGTCGtgtcattgattccactcgctcggtgccagtgtttcGCCCTGACAgtcgatcaatgaaacggttttgtaaagtttggtttgcacgcttgctgctcggaaaagaaaacgggtttaaaatagttgcccgcgaattgccccgaaagagcttttttttatgcggtgcaaatcaatgaaacacatgtcgtttttcattgagaacactcgttgagtgttttgctcgattcgtgcacttttcgtgcagtcgggcactcaaaacaggtgcactgtgtttcattgatttacaccgcacgaaaaaaatgcactttcggagcaattcgcgggcaactattttgcacccgttttcttttccgagcagcatgcgtgcaaaccaaactttacaaaaccgtttcattgatcggctATCAGGGCAAAATACAgacaccgagcgagtggaatcaatgaaaaacgacaacagTTCACCTATTTTGATTGCTCGactgcacgaatcgagcaaaacactccacgagtgttctcaatgaaaaacaacattagattcaaaggaaaggcCTTATGGCTTGCTGTTAAAgccactttcggttccgaagttacaaaTGATTCATTCAAACAAGTAAAGTAACATGATTctacaaggggcaaatcactctaaactctagacaatctcatactaataaactcatgtcattccaaaataattttctctaatctcatttaatcccaactagtctagataagtttgggtaatttaaaactaatccaacctagttttgcctaatcttgtttgaagtgtatctgtcattcgagctcccacgcagagatgccatttatacagatctatcagtattatacagatttttgcatgcgtatacagatttaatacagatttctcaaattaaatacagatttatacagataccacaaaaagtaagaaagaaataatgaaactttttcgtctgagcttgtttgtttgcccatattaaaatgaaaaatttttcatgcagctgtttaatgatgaacACCAGTGCTTGGAAAACAAATGAACCGAATTAGAGTAAATATCCTTCATACGCTTCTTGGTTCATGAATGTACTAGCAACTGAACCATTCATCATCCACTTCTGGTCTGATGGATTTGGTTCAcatttgtttgtgtttgtgaatTAACGCACTACTGGACGTGGAAGGTGAGCGTATAGAAGTGGTATTAGTTGCTCATTCTCTTCCACATTACAAGGCGAAGCTACGAGCGAATATCGTTCGTTCTGCATCGTAAGCAGCCACGGCGTGGGGAACGAATGAACCTCAATATGAAAAGCTCTTTTTTTGTTTCCCTTTTACATTCGGTGTATATTGATCAAACTTCGCTCGCATTCGCACTTTTGTTTGAGCTTTAATAGTATCAGAATTGTTGTGATGTCTATGGCTACAAAAAGCAAAAATCGTTCCTCAAAGGGACCAACATTGAAGTAAAAAGTGCTCAGTATGATAAGAGAGCCAATGAGAGATTATAAATAATATCAATCCCACTGCCGCTAATTTTAGTTTTAAGTACTGCTAAATGTTCATACGGcagataaattatttttaattctgattcatGAATGTCCACCAGTGCTTGCAAGTGCTTGGTGCTTGCTCTAAACAGCACACGCATTGAAGCAAACCGTATTGCGCAACATTATCGATCAAGTTATAATTCCGAATCATCTTCCGAAATGAGAGAAATATGCTTCAGTGCAGTGCCCATTCATTACGAAACTTTCCTTATTCCGTACACTTGAAGGAACACAAGCTCTAActgactcaaaaacatgaattcTAGCTACTGGTAGTGAAAGATGACGTGGAAAGTCTATTCTACAGCAGCGTGAAACCTTCTAAATTTAACTTTTTATGCTTAAATACTTTAAtgatataaattatttttacattcgaattcaacagtattctttgatgatgaatggttcaccagcgatagtgtgcttgaatcacttataaaaggtgatttttttgaggttaggattttcatgcattagtatttgctcagattttttgaggttatgattttcatgcattattatttgctcagtatgctctgacatttcatcatgaatagacttactaacgagcaacgcttgcaaatcattgaattttattaccaaaatcagtgttcggttcgaaatgtgtttcgcgctttacgcccgatttatggtctacataatcgACCAAGTGAGCAAACAATTAATGCGATTGTGACCAAGTTTCGCACTCAGTTTACTTTATTGGACATTAAACCAACCACACGAATGCGTACAGTGCGTACAGAAGAGAATATTGCGTCTGTTTCTGAGAGTGTTGCTGAAGACCGTGAAATGTCTATTCGTCGCCGTTCGCAGCAATTGGGTTTGTGTTATTCGACCACATGGAAGATTTTACGCAAAGATCTTGGTGTAAAACCGTATAAAATACAGCTCCTGCAAGAACTGAAGCCgaacgatctgccacaacgtcgaattttcagtgaatgggccctagaaaagttggaaaacttcggagaacaattcatctcaagaaatggaccggtaagttggccaccaagatcatgcgatttgacgcctttagactattttttgtggggctacgtcaagtctaaagtctacagaaataagccagtaactattccagctttggaagacaacatttccgaagaaattcgggctattccggccgaaatgctcgaaaaagttgcccaaaattggactttccgaatggaccacctaagacgcagccgcggtcaacatttaaatgaaattatcttcaaaaagtaaatgtcatgtaccaatctaacgtttaaaataaagaaccgatgagattttgcaaattttatgcgttttattgtttaaaaaagttctcaagctcttaaaaaatcaccctgtactacCGATGAATTATTTGAACGAATTGCCTATATTTGAGAGAAAAGAGAATACTGCTTACtctttttcagaaaggttcaatAGTATTAAACGTAATACGGCACGCTCGTCGGCAAGTGTGTATGGAATGGTTCGTTCTCCAATCTGTTCGCTCGTGTATATTTCCTTCATCGAAGCCGGTAACTCAGTCTGTTGGTATGAGTGCTGTAGCTGCGCTGAACCGTTTTGTTGCAAGTCACTCGCATTGATGAATGAATGGTGAAAGCtctgcaaatgaaagatcttattgtTCTTTAAAAATTGCTAAAGCATTTTATCTCAATCGGAACTAAAGCGCGATAAGcagaacatttttcaatttcgggAGTATTTCTTCATGAACGATgttaaaacaggtacaaatcctccAAAACTAATCGATAAaattttctagtttgcagaacttgttcgCTTTTGGGTACATAGAAATAATTCGGTACTACCGGTCTcccatttcctgttccggaagcaccgaaagtagtgaacaAAAACTCCAacagtagaactcacttcgatttctcagcgatgcttaaaccaattttcactaatctcGATTTGAATTAAGActcacattgtctcaaaagcttcatccgacctccggttccggaattacaggttgaCAAGTGTATTTGGCTTTTGTATCTCAATTTCGGATTACTTACAGATaaagcgtgaccgattttcataatctTAGGTTCAACTCGAAGGTCGAAgcaaaaacctaaaaaaaatctaaaacgaAACTATTTCAATCGTTAGTCAGTGGTAGTAGTCGGCCTATCATATTAATTCCAGCGAGTTTGCTTTGTGCTGCGGTACGTACCACATCGTTTTTAATACTgtgctaacacatggatcaataagtcccgagactaacaatggaaacaacattttttttcgcaattttttttttattcatcaacataatcaccttttagggtgatacaatggttccgacgtttttccaatttttcaataccatgtttataaaaaaatttatctttcgcttcaaaataagcttcagtttcagcgatgacctcctcatttgagcaaaatcttttttcctggagcatttttttaagatcagcaaaaagccagtagtcactgggggctaaatctggcgagtatggggggcggggaagcagatcaaagcccaattagttcaattttgtcattgttttcatcgacttgtggcagggtgcattgtcttgatgaaaaatgattttttttctctgcatgtgcggtcgttttttttttgcgatttcctccttcaaacgcaccagtaagtataataatcactgttgatcgatttaccttatTCGAGGTAggtgtgcgccactcagatgactgccactTCGACTCtgaagtgtagtgatgtatccatgtttcgtccttggtcacgtaacgacgcaagaaatcttttttgttgcgagtaaatagcaaTAAACTGCTTtcagaatcatcgactcgttactgtttttgttccatcgaaagcaatcgcggcacccacttggaaaaaacctttttcaggctcaatttttcatgaaggatagtaa comes from Malaya genurostris strain Urasoe2022 chromosome 3, Malgen_1.1, whole genome shotgun sequence and encodes:
- the LOC131433978 gene encoding uncharacterized protein LOC131433978 — its product is MGKLQIADVDNEHRKFPDLKREDVQKIREWMEKQPHLPKISDLEIILFLHSNYHRIEPTKNTIDAFYTCRTHVPEFFSDRDMLSNELKTLMNLIVIVPLTIPTQDKYDVIYGKVINSDTTQFSFESALKYLTMIADVVQRESGAVHGYTFVLDMEGVTMGHVTKLSIGTVKKFLHFLQEAMPVRLKGIHMTNVVPFIDKILLLIKPFMKKELLAILHLHSTAETLYPFVHQECLINELGGKAGQLMELREKFNLHMTENRDFLLEEEKKKAVEDKRPGKPKDSGTIFGMEGNFKKLDIDTVASTIKLEIVLFLHSNYFKMEASKQTIENYYTCRTHVPMFFANRDVVSEGTKKAMNTIFGLTLPKQTHDGCVLIYGSLKDFDPTNFDMAEIFKLIIFVTDLHFLENGSSAGYRIIIDMKGVLFGHVARLGVLPIKHFLYYLQDAMPIRLKGLHFTNIVPFMDTILALLKPFMKKELLDVLFLHTSNEQMHQYIGKDCLPKDCGGECDSRDILTDRSYKHLIEVRDYFLDEEKTRRVDEAKRPGKPKTTREIFGVEGNFRKLDID